The Clostridiales bacterium DNA segment GAAAATCCTCGTGTCGCTGGTTCGATTCCGGCTCTGGGCACCAAATGGGCGGGTTTAACTCAGTGGTAGAGTGTCACCTTGCCAAGGTGAAAGTCGCGAGTTCGAGTCTCGTAACCCGCTCCAGGGTCCTGGCGCCATAGCCAAGTGGTAAGGCAGAGGTCTGCAAAATCTTTATCCCCAGTTCGAGTCTGGGTGGCGCCTCCAATGCATGTGCGGCATTCTTTAGAGAATGTCGCTTTTGGTGAATGTAGATATTTAGTAGAGGGGGGAGAGTAGTGGATTATGTCGAGGATTAAGAAAAGCGTTTTAACAATAGTTTGTGTGTTGCTTTTAGTAGTGTTGGTGTTTTTCGGTGGTTCAGTATACGCGTTGAGAAAAGTGTTATTAGTAGATACAGAAAAGACCAAGAGCAATGGCGAGAGTTTTCTTAAAAAGAATGGAATAAGCACAGAGCAGATTTTGCGTGGTTTGAGAGAAAAGAAAAAGAAAGTATTTCTAAAGTCGAGGTATGGACATGTTATACCAGTAGAGTACATGATTAGTGACAAGGGATATGATAATTTGACTGTGGTGCTGGTACATGGACACAGTATGAGTTTAGAGTCTATGTATCCCATAGCAAAGACGTTGTTAGATAATAATATAAATGTGGTATTATATGATCAACGTTCGCATGGGGAGAATACGGCGGGGGTAGTAACTTTTGGCTATTATGAGAAGGATGATCTTATGGATGTTATCGATTATGTAAAGAAGAAGATGAAAAAAAAGAATGCTATAGGATTATTGGGTCAGTCGATGGGTGCCGCAACCGTGGGATTTTATTCTGGAACAGATCATGCAAAGAAAAATGTTGATTTTGTTATTTTAGACTGTCCTTATAATAATATGAGATCAATAATAAGAAATACAGCCATAAGACAGGGATACAAGAAGTTAGGAATTGATTTGTTGATAAAAATTTCCAGTATTGCTAATGAAAAATATTTAAAATTTTCTTTTGATGATGTTGATATAGCAAAAGCTATTGAAAACAGCGACATACCTACATTAATTTATGAAGCCAAATTTGATAGGACGTGTCCTTATTATATGGCAGATGAAGTCTTCGATGGAATAAAACACAATAATAAGGAAAAGGTAATGTTAGAAAAAAGTGAGCACATAAAGGGGTTCTACATAGAAAGAGAAAAATATGTAGATACTTTATTAAGTTTTATTAACAAGTATGGAAGGGATTGATAGTAAGATGAATAGTTTATTAGAAAAATTTAAGATTAAGGAAATACCATTTACGACAATTATATCTGTGGTATTGTTGACATTAGTTTGTTTAACACTTATAAAAATGATATTGAAGCTTGTTGACAGGTGTTTAAAAAAATCACGAATAGAAAGAAGCTTACATACATTTATAAAGACAACAATAAAAATAGGATTATATTTTTTGGCTGCTTTGGTTATAAGTGAAAAATTAAACATAGGAATAAAATCGTTTGTAGCACTGTTTAGTGTTTTAGGTTTAAGTTTTTCTTTGGCATCTCAAGGTTTATTGTCTAATGTTGCTGGTGGGATAACTACATTAATAACTAAACCTTTTGTTGTAGGAGATTTCGTTGAAATTGGTGGTGCAAAAGGTGTTGTTATTGATATAGATTTTGTACATACCAAAATAAATTCAGGCGATAACGAAATAGTATCAATACCAAATTCGCAGGTTGCAACTGCTAGGATATCAAATTATACAGTAAAAGATGATAGAAGAGTAGATCTTGAGGTAACAGCATCATATGATGATGATATTGAAAAGGTTAAATCATCTATAAATTATGTTATTAGAAAAAATAATATGGTTTTGCAAGAGAAACCAGTTTTTGTTAGGGTGAAAGAATATAAAGATAGCGGTATTAGTTATATAGTGAAAGTATGGGCTAAGAATGAATATTTTAATGATGTTTACCATGATTTATTAGAGGGAATAAAGAAAAAGTTTGATGAGGATGGTATATCAATGCCATACAATCAATTAGAAGTAAAAATAAAGAGTTAATGAAGGATATTAAAAGGAGAGGACCAAAAGTGATTTTGTTAAGATTCTCCTTTTACCATAGTGGCGTATTTAGCTTAAATTTTGATGGCTTGGTATGAAGCAAAAAAAATAAAATGAGGGGTTGACAAACCATAGATTTTGGTATACAATCTTTCTTGCAGGTGATTGAGGTATGCCGAAGTGGTGAAATTGGCAGACGCACTGGACTCAAAATCCAGCGGTAGCGATACCATGTCGGTTCGAGTCCGACCTTCGGCACCATCGTTTGGTGATAATTGGGTGAAGGGCACACCCGTTCCCATTCCGAACACGGAAGTTAAGCTTCAAACCGCCGACAATACTTGAGTGGAGACGCTCTGGGAAAATAGGTAGTTGCCAAACATAAGTTTTGAAAAAGGGGGTTGTCTAGATGTGTCTAGGCAACTCTTTGGTTTAAGGGGGCTTTGCAAAAGATAACACAGTTGATAGATAGTGTAAACAAATTTGCAAAAGTAATTAAAAGGGGATTGAGGTAGAAAATTTATGAAAAGATTTGTATCTATTATGTGTGTATTGAGTTGTGTTATGCTTAGCGCGTGTGTTGTAAATAATGATAAAAAATTTACAACAAACAAGATTAAGGTATGCACGAGTTTTTGCACAGTGTATGATTTTGTACAAAAAATAGGTGGAGACAAAGTGGAAATAGTAAATATTGTACCATATGGGGTTGAACCTCATGATTGGGAACCTAATCCAAAGGATTTAGTTTTAATAAAAAAGGCAAATTTGTTAATTTGTAATGGAAATGGTATGGAGACGTGGTTAGATAAGATAAGAAAATCAGTAAAAAATATAGAAGTAGTAGAAGCGTCTAAAGGGGTGAATTTAATAGAAGGTGATCCGCATGTTTGGTTAGATCCTATGAATGCAAAGATAGAGCTAAAAAACATATGTGATGCGCTTGTAAGGCTTGATAGTAAAAATGAAGAGTATTATAGAAAAAATTATAGCAAGTATAGCCAGAATATTTCTGAGTTGGATAATGAATATACTGAAAAGTTATATGAATGTACAAAGAAAGAAGTAGTGGTTATGCATGCTGCATTTGGCTACATGTGTAATAGATATGGGTTGGAGCAAATAGCGTTGCAGGGGGTAGCAAACGAGGGAGAGCCATCTATTAAGAGAATATCGGAGATAATAAGAGTTGTGCGGGATAGAAATATTGGTACAATATTTGCGGAGAACTCTGCGGATGAAAAAATTATGAGAACCATATCGCAAGAGACAAAAGTAAAGATTTCTAGGCTACAAACACTAGAAAATATGAGCGAAGAAGGTATAAAGAATGGACAAGATTATTTTGGTATAATGCGACGAAATTTAGATGAACTTGTTTTAGCGTTGCGTTAGAGAAGGGAGTCACTTAAATTGGATTTTGCAATTGAGGTAAAAAATTTAAGTTTTAGTTTTGGAGAAAAAAATATATTAAATAATGTTAACTTAGAAGTTAACATAGGTGATTATGTTGGAATGATAGGGCCAAATGGATCAGGTAAGAGTACGTTGGTTAAATTGCTCTTGGGAATTTATAAAAAGGATACAGGGGTTATAAAAGTTTTAGGGAAGCCTGTAGAGGAAATACAAAGAGAAGGAAGTATTGGATACATATCACAGAAGGCAAATTCATTTAATGTGGATTTTCCTGCAACGGTGTATGAGGTTGTGGGGGCAGCACTAAATCGAAGATTAAATATGTTCCAGGGGTATAATGATGAAGAAAGAAAAAAAATAGACAATGCATTGGAAATAGTAGGGCTAAAGAAACATAGAGATGATCTAATAGGCCGCTTGTCTGGAGGACAACAACAGCGCGTTTTTATAGCTAGAGCTTTGGTTAGTAATCCTAAAATTTTGTTTCTAGATGAGCCAATGGTTGGAATAGACCAAGTGTCAGAGAATGCAGTGTATTGTCTTTTGGCTGAATTAAATAGAAATATGAATATTACAATAATGATGGTGACACATGATATTGGTGCAATAACAGTGCATGCGAACAAAATTGCATGTATGGGGAATGGAACGCTAAAATTGCACAATATTGGTGAAACTTCAATTGAAGATGAAATGTCGAATTTGTATGGCTATGGAGTAAACATACATGCGCATGAACACACGTGTAAAAATTGTAGATTTAAAAATTTTGATAAAAGGAGATAGTTTAAATTGCTAGATATTTTTCAATATAGTTTTATGAACAGAGCATTTTTAGTAGGAGTGTTGATAGCGATAATTGCACCAATTATTGGAGTTATGATTGTTTTGAAGAGATATTCTATGATAGGAGATGCACTATCGCATAATACACTAGCTGGAGTTACTATGGCGATAGTGGCCAATATAAATCCGATAGTAGGTGCTTTTTTGTTTTCAATTTTGTCTGCGTTAACAATAGAGAGAATACGAAAATATTTTTCAAACTATAATGAGATGGCAATTTCCATAGTAATGTCAACTGGAGTAGGTCTAGCAGGCGTGTTGTCTGGTTTTGTAAAGGACAATGCACTGCTAAATAATTTCTTGTTCGGAAGTATAGTAGCAATATCTGATTTTGAATTATATATGATAATTGCTCTTAGTGTGTTAGTTATTTTGGTAATAACATTTTTATACAAGGATTTGTTTTACATAACATTTGATGAAGAAGGTGCTAGACTTTCTGGTGTAAAGGTTGGGGCTGTGAATTTTGTGTTTATGTTGCTTGCGGCAATAACTATTGCTATATCAGCAAGAGCAGTGGGCACATTGGTAATTTCATCACTTATGACTATTCCTGCGGCGGCGGCAATGAAAATTTCTAAAAGTTTTAAAACTACCCTACTTTACGCCATAGTTTACGCATTAGTGTCAGTGTTGATAGGAATTTTTATTTCTTTTTATGTTAATTTGAAGCCAGGAGGAACAATAGTTATGATAAGTGTTGCATTGCTTTTGTTGACAATTGCATTAACGAAAGACAAGAATAGATAAGAAAAAATATAAAAAAGTCTTGAAAAGACAGGAAGCATTAGGTAGAATATTTGATAATAGATAGATGTTTACATGCAAGAGTAGGTGCAATCGATGAAAAAATATATTAAGTTTAGAAAAAAGTAATAAAGGAAAGTTTGGGAGAATAGTAAAATGGGTAAAGATGTATTAAATAGATTTAAAGTAAGGTTTGATGATGAACCTAGGATGGAAGTAGAGTTAACAAGTTTAGCGTTTAAAAGTACAGGTGTACAGTGTGTATTAGAGCAGATAGATGTGATAGATTATACAAAAGAAGAATTGGCTAAAACATCGGATATGTTGTGTGAATTGCAGGATAAGATTTTGGATAAGGATTATGTTAAGGAGTATCTAAGAAAAACTAAAATGTATAGTCCAAAAGAGTTAGATAATGCTACAGAAGAGACTATAAAGGAAGTGCAAAATTTTTTAATACTTGAGAATAAGGACGCTAAAACGATAAAAACGGAAATAGCAAACTTGGTCAAAAAACTAGTGGATAGAGAAAAAAATATAAGTAATGCTAGGGCTAGTGATGAAGTTATAGATAAAGATTATTCTAAGATGTTAAAGGGATATAGAATTATAGCAGAAATTTTACAAAAATCGAGTTTAGATCCACACATAATACAACAAAACTTAAACATGATAGCAGCAGCAAGTAACGTATGTTCAACAGGGTGGAAGAGTACACTTATGTTGATGTTAACTCATTTTGGTGATGATATTTCAAAAAAATTTGAAGGTATCATTAGAGTAGATACTGAAAATGATGAATTAAAAAAATTATTGAAAAAGCTGTTTTATGTAGCACGAAAAACTGTTGTGGAACATATAAGCTATCAATTTCTGAGTACGCAAGCACACTATTTAGGGGAGGAAGTACATTATTTAGAGTTTTGTAAAAGTGTCTTAAATGAAAGCTACGGTTTAAATTTGGTTGACATAAATGTAGAAGACTTATTTTGGGGAGAAGAGAAAAGAGAAGACTTAAGAGAGAAAATTCTAAACTTTGTAAGTAAATGCAATATTCATGAAATCATATATGATAGGGTGTATCAACTTTTGTATGATGAATTAATGAAAAATGGAGCGGTCTATGCAAATTTAGCAGATTGGGCTAGTAAGTACATAAAAACAAATAATTTAGAAGGAGAAGTGGGAGATGTCACTGATTTTTTAATTACGTATGTCATGACTAAAGATTACAAGTTAAGATATGTTGCAATTAAAGAGATAATAGAAAGCTGTGGCTTTGTAAAATTCAATAAGTGTGAAATAGTGAAAAAAAGCATAACTGATATGGAAAGAGTTATACACGACGTAAAACTAGATGAAGAAGTTGAGGAATTAAATAGATTTGTCTTGGAAAATATCAATAACAGTGAAAAAATATCTTTCATAATAAATGCAGTTATAAATTTTAAAAATTATGATGTATTAAGTGGTGCTACAATAAAAGCACTTGCTGATGCCAATAAGGCTATTGTGATAAATTATATAGCTAAGACCCAAAAATATCATTTGTTGATGGAAAAAGATATGAAAAGGGTTGTTGCTGTAGCATTGGAAACGAGTAGAATATTTTTTGCTTGGTGTTATGGATATAAGGATTTAGAGATAGTAAGATTTTGGTTAGATTATATGGAAAAAGAAGATCTGAAAAGAAAAATGGAAAATGGAGGGACTTTACTTACTTATGCCATCAATAAGGGGGCACCATTAGATGTAGTAAAATTATTAGTAAAAGCAGGTTCAAATGTAAATGAAAAGGACAGAAGGGGCTGGACTTCGTTAATTCATGCGATTTGCAGAAGAGAGTCTCTTGATGTGATAGAATTTTTACTGGAAGAAGGAGCAAATGTAAATGATGTTGAATTTTTGAAACGTACGCCACTTGTGCTTGCATTGAATTCAAGAAGGTCTATTGATGTAATAAAGTTATTATTAGATAAAGGGGCGAGGGTGGATATAAAGGATATTTACGGAGGAGATGCCTTAATTTATGCTGTTAGTATCAAGTTTCCTGTTGATATAATAAAATTATTATTAGATAAAGGAGCAGACGTTAATTCCAAAGATAAAACAGGAATGAACGCGTTTTTGTATGCAATAAGAAATAGAGCAGATGATAAAGTGATAAAATTGTTGTTAGATAGAGGAGCGGATGTAAATACAAAAGATGAAAAAGGGATAACTCCGCTTGTATATGCTATTTTAAATAAACTATCTGATGAGTTGATATTGAATTTAATAGATAAAGGTGCAAATGTGAATGAAAATGATAACGGTAATATTACGCCAATTATATATGCAGTTGTTTGCAAAGCTTCGATTGAAGTTATAAAAGCGTTAATAGACAAAGGCGCAAACGTGAATGCGGAATATGATGAAGGTGAAACTTTACTTATGTGTGCAGTTTCTAGTAGTACATCTTTGGAAGTTGTAAATTTATTGATAGATAAAGGGGCAGATGTTAATGCCAAGAATAAAGAGGGAACAACAGTTTTAATGTATGCTGTTTGTGGATATAATGCAAAATTTGTAGAATTGTTATTGAAGAAGAAGGTTTTGATTAATGAAAAAAATAATGAAGGGGAAACTGCTTTGGATATAGCAAGAAAGGAAGGTAAGGTGGAAATAGTAAATATGCTAGAGGAGAGGCAAAGACAATTAATTAATGTACCGAAGGAGGAATTGCCAAAGAAGAGAAGAAAATTTGAAAAGAATAAGTAGAAAGATGTAACTTAAAGATGTTAAAAGACAGAAAGAGAGGTAATGAAAGATGTGGAGTTTTTTAAGAAAAGCATCAGCAGAAGAAGTGAAAAATTGGGTAGAAAAAGGGGCAGACGTTAATAAAATAAATGAAAAAGATGGATGGACGCCGCTTGTGTATGCGATTGTTGGAGAAGCGTCAATTGATGTTATAGAAGAATTGATAGAAACTGGAGCAGATGTTAATGTAAAAATTAAGTTTGATTGGACACCACTTATGTATGCCATTATTAGCGGAGCACCTGACGAAGTGATAGATAAACTTTTGATTAAAGGAGCAGATGTGAATGCAAAGGATCAAGGTGGATGGACACCGCTTATACACGCAGTTAATAAAGGAAGAATTAGTGTAATAGGAAAGTTGGTACTACATGGAGCTAGAGTTAATGAGAAGGCTCTTAATGGATGGACATCACTTATGCATGCTGTTAAAAACATAGATTTAGAATGTGTAAGAGAATTATTAAAATATAATGTTAACTTAGATGAAAAAAATGATTATGAAGAGACAGCATTAGATCTTGCTAAAAAAATAGAAATTAGTAAGTTGCAAGATGCAGTAAAAGAACCAGATATAGAAAAAATATTATATGAAATTGAGAATTTAAAAGATATAAAAATAAAAATAGAAGAAGAAGAAAAGGAAAGGCGACCTAAAAGGCTTAGTAATATAAAACAAGAAGAATTGCCTGATAAGAAAAGGAGACAAATCCACACCAAGAAAATGTAAAATAAAGAAGAAAAATGAAAAAAAGTATTGACAAGTCAAATTATATACTATATACTTTCAAAAGAGATAAATGACATATACTGTAAAATAAAGAAGAAAAATGGGGGTATTTTAAAATGAAAAATATAAGAAAAGTTATTTTATCACTGATTGTAGTATGTAGTATATTATTTTGCTGTGCGTCTCCCGTATCGGCAGAGTACTTGTACACAGGATATACATTCACAAGGAAGAATAATATTAAAATTCCGGCGTACACATGTAAGTTATATAAAGATAGTGTTTTGCATGAGAGGGAGTTGGTTGTAGCCTCACCTACGCTAAAGCATATAAAAGGTATAGAAACTAAATTAGATTTTTATAATGATGTGAAATATCCAGGAGAGTACACAAGGATATATAATATACATTTAACTGGAAAGGATAAATCATGGGCCTCAAGAGAGGTGTTGAGATATATAGGAGAAGGTACATATATACAGCCTAATTTTTTCAGTGCAGCGAAATATCCAGGAAAAATATTAAAGGATGAACCTTCAGGGTATTATAGATTGTCATTGTGCCAGAAATTTATGAAGTTTAAAGTTGTGATGCTTCGAAATAATGGATCAATTGCTGAAGAAATAGAAGTATATGCTCCATTAGGAGAGAGTTATTTAAAAGAGACCTATCAAGGAAGGCTTAAGAAAGCAGAACATATATCTTAAAATTGGTGAAAATCCCCTCACCTTTGTGGGTGATGGGAGGAGTCGCCAGAAATGTGAGGGGCAAGAAGAAAATTATCCAAGATAGTATAAAAAAGTTTGAGAAATAGGTATAAGAAGAAAATGGGTTAAGGCAACACTGGAAAGTCGCAAATTGATTCAATAACAGCGCATACGCGTGCCTTTGGTCGTGTGAGGGTTTACTAAATATAAAAGCAATGTCAAAAGTTTTGAATTTGGGCAAATCAGTATGTGATAATAGATGGAGAGTGTTTGTTATATTTCTAAAATACAAGTTAGAAGAGACGGAAAAAAGATTCTTTTTAAAGTTTTGTTCAGAATGTAAAAGAGAAAATGGTGAGGAGTAAATAGGGGAGAATATTGCGAGGAAGACAAAAAAAGTATAAAATTAACTTGCAAACTTTTAGGTTAAGTGATATACTACATAGGTCATGAGAAAACGAGAGAGATGTTTTCCTTGCTCTATATGATATTATAGGGCCTTTGAGACCAAGAGGAGGTGAGATGTTATGAAAAGAAATTATGAAACTATATTTGTTCTTCTTCCTACATTAGGAGAAGAAGGTACAAAAGAAGTTGTAGAGAAGTTTAAAAGTTTTATAGAGAAAAATGCAACTTTAGGGGTCTTTGATGAGTGGGGTAATAAAAAATTAGCTTATTCAGTTGGAGATAATACAGAAGGATATTACATATATTCAACTTTTGAGGCAGAACCTACGTTCCCACAGGAGTTGGAGAGAGTGTACAAAATAAGTGAAGAAGTTATAAAATTTATAGTAGTTAAAAAAGACAGGTAGGGTGAAGAGATGAACAAGATTATTTTGATGGGAAGGTTAACGAAAGATCCAGAACTTAGTTATACTACCAACACAAATACAGCTGTTTGTAAATTTACGCTAGCGGTGAATAGAAGATTTTCTAGACCCACAGATGAAGTAAGAGCAGACTTTTTACCTATTGTGACTTGGACAAAAACTGCAGAGTTTTGTTCAAAGTATTTTAAAAAAGGTCAGCAAGTTGCGATTGTAGGTAGAGTAGAGACAAGAAACTGGACTGATCAAGAAGGAAGAAAGCATTATGTGACTGAAGTGATAGGTGAAGAAGCATATTTTGCTGAGGGAAGAAGAGCTGATGGAGCAGAGTTATTTGATAATAATGAGAATGTAGAAGGCAAGGATGAAGCGAAATCGCAAAATGATGGTTTTTATGCCATGGATGAGGAAGATGATGATTTGCCATTCTAGATCTTGGGTTTTTAGTATTTGAGTTTTGAAATGGAGGGGAGTGAAAGAGATGCAGAATGCGAAAAAAGAGAAGAGTAAGGATTACGATAAAAGTGATGCAAAAGGCGGCATTAGGATAAAGAAGACTAGAAAAAAGGTTTGTCCTTTTTGTTCAGATAAAGTTGATTACATAGATTATAAAGATATAGCTAAACTAAAGAAGTTTGTATCAGAGAGAGGGAAAATACTTCCAAGAAGAATAACAGGATGTTGTGCAAAACATCAACGTCAATTAACTTTAGCTATAAAAAGAGCAAGACAAATTGCGCTTTTAGCGTATGTAGTTGAGTAATAATCTAAATTTTAATATGTTCTCTCACTTCTGCAAGCGTTTAAAGCAATAGAGGTTGGGAGGACGAATTTAGATTAAAGGGATTTGATTATGGCTATGGGGTTTTTATGGGTAGCAATAGTTAGAATGAAGCGTTTTGTTAAGCTATAACTTAAGATGGTAAAGTAAAAATCTTTGGTGTATAGTATTGACTTTTAGGGGAAATTTTGATAGTATTATCGACGGGTGCTGTGTATTGATAGTGCCGTAGTGTGAGTTGGCTAATGGTGTTAAGAAAGTTTTTGTTGTTGATAGTATAAGGAGAGGTGGCTGAGCTGGCCTAAGGCGCACGATTGGAAATCGTGTGAACGCTAATACCGTTCCGAGGGTTCGAATCCCTCTCTCTCCGCCATAGAGTATATTGGGATACACCTTTTAGTGTTACTTTTGATTGTAGCATTGAAAGGTGTATCTTTTTTGGTAATAAATAGATCTTAAGTATAGGTAGGAAGGTTTTACAATACAAATAGTAAAAATTCTGATCTAATTCTTTTTTAGAATATGTCACAAAAATTAATTCGGTTGAAGCCACGATCATTTAGGGTTGGGGTAATTGATTTTTGGAAGAGAGATAAAATAGGTAAAAAAAAAGTGGGAGAAAAACTAAAATAAAGTTTTCTCCTACTGAATACTACATGAAAAACTCTTACACATTGCCGTCTATGATTGCTCTTATGCAGTCAGGACATATATTTCTACCTTTAAATACAGAAACATCCTTTGCGTTTCCACAGAAAATACATGCAGGCTCATATTTTTTCAAAATGATGTTATTTCCATCAATGAAAATCTCAAGGGCATCTCTCTCTGCTATGTCTAGAGTTCTCCTCAATTCGATAGGCAAAACAACTCTACCCAATTCATCGACTTTGCGAACGATACCTGTTGACTTCATAACTCTACCCTCGCTGTTGTCCTACCAACAGCTCTATCCTTTCCGAAAAGATAATAAACTTCTGTAGTAGTTTAAGACCTTTCTATTTTTTTAGTATACTTCTTTAAAACCAAACGTTTCTTCAGAAGCAAGAGCTTTTGCTTTAATACACAATAATCACAAAACTAAGCGACACTACAGATCGCAATGATAACTGCATTTTCGACTACTCATTCTAACATATTTCAAAATGAATAGAAATTCGTCAAAAGCTATATTAACAGAATACACTAAAAAATGGAGATTGTCAATATTTCTTTCAAATTTTTGTAATAAGTTGCAATTTTTTTTAAAAGTATGTCGAAATAGGCATTGGAGGCTAATCTTTGGCATATATATTTCCAAGATATAAGGCAAAAGGTGAGAAAAATGTTAAATTTTATTTGGGCTGGGATGTTATTAACAGGGATTTTTTTGGGATTTATTAATGGAAGATTAGATCAAATTACAAATACTATTTTTGATAGTAGTAAAAATGCAGTAAACCTAAGCGTTGCATTATTGGGAGCGATCAGTTTATGGTCTGGGATTATAAATATAGCAGAGAAGAGTGACATATTAAAAAATTTATCGCGGATGTTAGAACCTGTGATAAATTTTCTTTTTCCTAGTATTCCCAAAGATCATAATGCAAGGAAAAGTATAGTTATGAATTTAACAGCAAATTTTTTGGGTTTAGGCAATGCGGCGACTCCATTTGGGATAAAAGCAATGAAAGAATTACAAGATATAAATACAAATAAAAATGAATGTAGTTATGCTATGTCAATGTTTTTGATACTAAATAGTGTTGGTTTTCAGCTTATTCCGTCAACAATGATATCAATAAGATCATCAATGGGAGCGAAAAATCCATCAGATATAGTGTATGTTGTATGGATAGTATCTATAGTTGCCGTGTTTTTTGCAGTGGTATTAACAAGGTTAATGAATAAATTATGGAGGTGATATAAAATGTTGGCGATACCAATTATAATAGTGCTAATTATAGTTATAGCCCTATATAAGAAAGTGGATATATTTAACGAATTTATAAAAGGGGTAAAATTTGGAGCTAATACAGTATTTAACATTTTTCCTTCACTTTTGGGGCTAATTGTTGCGATAGATGTATTCAGAATATCGGGAGCAATGGACGGGATAATCTCTTTTTTAAAACCCATATCTAAGATATTTAATATACCAAAAGAAATTTTGCCATTAGTATTGTTAAGACCAGTTTCAGGTAGTGCATCACTTGCAATGGTATCCGAGCTGATGAAAGAGTATGGAGTAGATTCTTTTATAGGAAAAGTTTCATCAGTGTTGATGGGATCAACAGAAACAATATTATATACATTATCTATATATCTAGGTAGTATTGGTATAAAAAAAATAAAATACACGTTATTAGTTGCGATAACAGTAGAATTAATAAGTGTATTGATAGCAATCAGATGTTGTAAAA contains these protein-coding regions:
- a CDS encoding 30S ribosomal protein S18; its protein translation is MQNAKKEKSKDYDKSDAKGGIRIKKTRKKVCPFCSDKVDYIDYKDIAKLKKFVSERGKILPRRITGCCAKHQRQLTLAIKRARQIALLAYVVE
- the rpsF gene encoding 30S ribosomal protein S6, with amino-acid sequence MKRNYETIFVLLPTLGEEGTKEVVEKFKSFIEKNATLGVFDEWGNKKLAYSVGDNTEGYYIYSTFEAEPTFPQELERVYKISEEVIKFIVVKKDR
- a CDS encoding AbrB/MazE/SpoVT family DNA-binding domain-containing protein, which encodes MKSTGIVRKVDELGRVVLPIELRRTLDIAERDALEIFIDGNNIILKKYEPACIFCGNAKDVSVFKGRNICPDCIRAIIDGNV
- a CDS encoding nucleoside recognition protein, translating into MLLTGIFLGFINGRLDQITNTIFDSSKNAVNLSVALLGAISLWSGIINIAEKSDILKNLSRMLEPVINFLFPSIPKDHNARKSIVMNLTANFLGLGNAATPFGIKAMKELQDINTNKNECSYAMSMFLILNSVGFQLIPSTMISIRSSMGAKNPSDIVYVVWIVSIVAVFFAVVLTRLMNKLWR
- a CDS encoding single-stranded DNA-binding protein; protein product: MNKIILMGRLTKDPELSYTTNTNTAVCKFTLAVNRRFSRPTDEVRADFLPIVTWTKTAEFCSKYFKKGQQVAIVGRVETRNWTDQEGRKHYVTEVIGEEAYFAEGRRADGAELFDNNENVEGKDEAKSQNDGFYAMDEEDDDLPF
- a CDS encoding ankyrin repeat domain-containing protein; the protein is MWSFLRKASAEEVKNWVEKGADVNKINEKDGWTPLVYAIVGEASIDVIEELIETGADVNVKIKFDWTPLMYAIISGAPDEVIDKLLIKGADVNAKDQGGWTPLIHAVNKGRISVIGKLVLHGARVNEKALNGWTSLMHAVKNIDLECVRELLKYNVNLDEKNDYEETALDLAKKIEISKLQDAVKEPDIEKILYEIENLKDIKIKIEEEEKERRPKRLSNIKQEELPDKKRRQIHTKKM
- a CDS encoding spore maturation protein, which translates into the protein MLAIPIIIVLIIVIALYKKVDIFNEFIKGVKFGANTVFNIFPSLLGLIVAIDVFRISGAMDGIISFLKPISKIFNIPKEILPLVLLRPVSGSASLAMVSELMKEYGVDSFIGKVSSVLMGSTETILYTLSIYLGSIGIKKIKYTLLVAITVELISVLIAIRCCKIFFLK